The following nucleotide sequence is from Mangifera indica cultivar Alphonso chromosome 1, CATAS_Mindica_2.1, whole genome shotgun sequence.
TCAAAAGTTCAATGTAAATGTAGTTGAGACATTTTCGAATACAGTTAAGAAACTAGAATGGTTAGAATTCTACTTGATTGCTAGTAAAGTTCACTGTACtgaattttaattacaaatagaATGCAGGGGATTGATAAGCTTCTTGAATATAGCGTATAAAAGTCTAACCATGCAAATAAGTCTCTCTCAACTTAGCAATGAATTCACAAATGGTCAAAACCCTTGTGGAATGACCAATGAACAATTGGTGGAACGACTTTGTTTTGACTTGCTAGGATGCCTAGAAAGCACATTCACCTCACCATAACACATATTTTGATACCGAAACTCCCAATTCATCATCTGAAACATCTTTCTTGAATTTGAGTCGCCATATCGAACACATATTATATTCACAACATGAAGACCTTTATGGTTTATAATAACGGTTGGAAGAGTGAGACTTTGAATCATAACAAAAGTGAAAAGAACCCATCCCAGAAGAGGGAATTAATGACTTCAAGTGTTGCTCTTAACAAGGTtagtgttttgatttttatagcatgcattttttatatatgcttCTGCGAGAATCTGAATATAAACTCCATTGATTTTTCaagcttcttttcttttcagagACAGTTGCTTGACAAGAGCGAGGAGCACAACCGATTGAATCAGCATGGTCTACATATTTTCTTTCAGCAGACTATTATAACTTATTAGGAAGCTTTCATGGTAAATCCAAATTTCCATCAAAGCATAAAATTAAAGCGCTTCAATTGTTTCTGGAAATagtattttgtttgttatttttttggtttgaagTGCTGTAAGACATGAGTTGATGGTAAGCTACTACTTTTTCTGCTCGACAAAATGCAGTTAATTTCTGAACTAATTACTTCTGTTGTCAGTTTTTTACTTCTTATAAATCATgaacattaaataaaatcacTCTTATAACAAAATCATGAAGATTAATTTTTGCTATCCGtgtatttttctctctttatttgtattatttagaAAGAAAACTGTAAGGATATAATTGTTAATGAAGAGCTTTCTAAGGGTAAATCTCTTTCTCACTGACCAATACACAACACACTAAAACCCTTCTCTTCAGAGTTTTTTGTTGTGGAAAATGCAGAAAATTAATGCAGGGTGTGGAGTTAATTGCAACTGTTGTTAATGAAGAGCTTTCTAAGGATATAATTGTTAATGAAGAGCAGATAGTTGTTGAAGGACGTTTGGTCCAAAGTTTCTCAGGTTTTGACAGTGCTTAATTGCAActgttgaaaaagaaattaaatgaatagATGATAAGACAAATTTGTGGTTATTAAACATTCTTGTATTAGTCTGAAATGCAGAAATTGTTTTTAGGTTGATGCAGTGAGGATTAAGATAGAGGACCCTGATACAATCCTCAACAATTTCATAGTCTCCAGAatgtaaacaattaatttgatagAAAGAATGCTAAGAACAAAGCAGAATGAGCTGAATAAAACAATCAGAAGAGTTCTCATTAATCGAAAATATCCGTGTCActcaataaacataaatatttatgaatacAAATTCTATCAGTTCTTCATGAGTCATGACTTCATATTAATTTTCTACTTTAAAGTAAAGTTTCCTATGACTACAAATGTTAATGAATGCAAAATAAGAGTATTAGATTATATGTTGTTATGTTGTTTGATGAGATTAACtaatttaaatgataagaaGGAACCACACAACAGAGTCCACACTTTGACTTTTTATTAAAGGATTTACTATATAGCGATTGACAATTTGCAcgaaaaaaaatacaagatttaaagtaagaaaaaaaatactgcATATTTTCAACAAGCAAGTTTGCACTAATGCTCACGCATGAGAACTTTTTGAATCAACTAAGTGCTTCTTCTTCCACGTTTGTTGTTCAACCTTCTCTTTTTTCTAGGTTGTCTTCCTTCAACGATCCTTATAAGCCACAAAGGCTTTCCTATTGAGAACACAAGATATCCCATCGTAACTCCTAATACCATTCCACATCCGTAGCCAATCAAAACAACTTTCCAACCAAAACCATTTGAGGATTCTCCATCACCTGATTTTAAGAGTGGTTGTGGTGTCTCATCATAAGTTTCACATGTGTTTGACAAAGGAAATCCACATAATGCCAAATTCCCATCATATGAATTGTTTGGGAAGGTATCAAAGTGATTGTCTCGAGGTATGGGTCCGCTAAGATGGTTTTGTGACAAGTCTAGAACttgaagaaaattcaatttggtCAACTCACTAGGAATTTTTCCAATAAGCTTATTTGAAGAGAGGTCTAAGGATTCCAAAGCAATCATATTTCCAATAGATGGTGGGATACAACCTGTGAGGTTGTTTTGAGAAAGATTGAGAAGACAAAGAGCATGAAGCTTTTCAATGACTTCTGGAATCTCTCcaagaaaattgttatttgaaaGATCAATGGTTGTGAGGACAGTTATAATTTTCATGAGTTGAATCTCATGCCCTTTCCAAGTTACGATCACAGAATCATGATAATAATCTTCACCCATGTATTGCAACCTCCTCTCAGCTTTACCAAAGTCCATCATGGCATTAAGGTTTTTGAATTACCTGGCTGGCAAAAAACCACTAAGCTTATTGTTGGAGAGATCAAAGATTTTCAATTTAGGAAAGCAATTTTTGGTCTTTGAACAACCCCAATTAGAACCATACAATTTGTTAGAACGAAGAACCAAAACTTGCAGCTTTGGAAGATTTCCCAACCAATATGGGAACATGTCATTTAACTGGTTGTTTCCAAGATCAAGAACTTCGAGTGCTGAACAGTTGATCAATGACTGTGGAATTGACCTTTCCAATTCATTATTGTTGAAGTTAAGGGTCCTATAGTTGTTACCCCTTGCAAATGTTCCAGGAATGGAGCCATTAAATCTATTCTTCCGCAAATCCAACACATGAAGACTACTAGAATTTCCCATGCATTCAGGAATGATACCACTTAAACTGTTGTTTGAAACATCTATAATCTGtatgaaactcatattacagaTCAAGTCTGGTATCTTCCCAGTCAAATTGTTGTTTGACAGTGAAATTAATCTCATGGAAGGTTGTGGAATCGGAAGTGATCCCCGAAGCATGTTAGAATGAAGGTCTAGATATCTAAGATTTCTCCATGGAAGCTCTATTGTGTCGTTGAGAGAGTTCAAGGAAAGATTTAGCCAATAGAGACTATCTTTTCCAATTTCTAACATCCAATTAGGAATTTGAcgttgaattttattttttgaaagatctAGCTCCTCTAAAATATCTAGACTTCTTAAGATGTCTGGGAATTCACTAATGTTGCAAGCTGATAAATGCAAATAGTGAAGCTTGGAAAAAGATGAGTTGGTTTTGGATGCAGTGTTGACTAATAGACTATTATGAGAAAGATCAAGCTCCATAATGTTTTTCAGCTTTGAGAATAAGTGAAGTTCTACAATTCCAttgaaattgtttgaagaaagtgagAGAACGATTAAATTCACCTGTTCAAAGATTGAACTTGGAATAAAGCCATTCAATCTATTATTACCCAAATGAATGAATTCCAAAGATTTACTTTGAAATTGATCAATATGGCCAGTTAATTGGTTATAAGCAAGGTTCAAGTATTTCAATAATGGTAAAGTGAATAACCAAGATGGTATTGTGCCATTGAGAGAGTTATTATATAAGGAAATAGTAACTAAATTTGAAAGACCACTTGCATGAGAAGGGATGGGGCCAGTAAGTTGATTATTAGCGAAGCTTAAAAGAGAAAGTTGCATCAAATTGACAAAAAGATCTTGAAATTCACCAGTAATATTATTGTCTGAAAGATCTAAATGACGGAtctgaaaaaatttgaaagaaatgatGGTATGTTACCGCTAAAATTGTTCCCGGAGAGTCTCAACTCATTAAGCTGGGTAAGGTTGCCAAGTGATATAGGAATTGACCCCACTAAAGTGCAGCCACTCAGATGCAAATGCCTCAAGGATATGAGGTTGCCGATTGAATTAGGTAATTCTCCCGAAAAACTCACGGAAGAGACATCCAAATAATTAAGGGGGCTACTCCAGTTAGCCTTGGGAAACTTACTTGTTAAGTAGGTGTTCCCTTTTAAACTAAGCATCTGTAGATTTGGCAAGCAGAATATACTATCTGGGAAGTGCCCTTGCAATGCACAAGACTCAAAGatgttagagaagaagaaatgttTTTCAGGGAACTAGGTACAATGGCAGACATGTCAACAACATTGAGAAGAAGTTCAATTAACTTTGTCAGATTTTGAACTAACCCTTGAAAAACTTCTCTTTCAATTCTCAAGAAGGGAATTTCTGGCCAAGGTGAGATTTCGAGAGAAACAGAGAGGTCAAGAGAAACCAAATTAGACAAGTGGGAGATCTCAGTTGGAATTCTACCACCAAAGTCTAAGTAGCACGGAAACAAACTTATATAGGatgcgtttccacgtttcggaaacgtttccgtttccgaaACTCCCGGAAACGTTTCCATTTCCGAAACTCCCGGAAACTTGTAGGAAACATTTCgggtcatttcaaaatttttgaaaaattttgaaacacatttattttagaagaaaaatcatgaaatcgattaaacacatattttatattttcaaattgaaaatgtctttaaatcttatattgaattcatctcttCTCTACTTTTTGATGTGTTACTCATTTCTTCTCTGACATATCATATAAATTAGtgtgtattattgtttttttcttaaatatctatatgCGTTTGCTTAAGaacaatttataataagttctataattctattttatagtattttttctctttattttttttattatttatttttatattatacaagtttatgtatttttattataaaaaattaagtatttataaaaaaaaacccttatattttttatatttataagtttccccacgtttccgtttcctacattttttaaaaaatgcatttcCACGTTTCTGTTTCCGTGTTTCCACGTTTctccgtttccgtttccgtgtaCATAGACCAAAGTTTGAGTTGGAGAGGTTGAGGT
It contains:
- the LOC123229351 gene encoding receptor-like protein 9DC3, coding for MMDFGKAERRLQYMGEDYYHDSVIVTWKGHEIQLMKIITVLTTIDLSNNNFLGEIPEVIEKLHALCLLNLSQNNLTGCIPPSIGNMIALESLDLSSNKLIGKIPSELTKLNFLQVLDLSQNHLSGPIPRDNHFDTFPNNSYDGNLALCGFPLSNTCETYDETPQPLLKSGDGESSNGFGWKVVLIGYGCGMVLGVTMGYLVFSIGKPLWLIRIVEGRQPRKKRRLNNKRGRRST
- the LOC123198349 gene encoding receptor like protein 23-like; its protein translation is MTRNVSYKFPGVSEMETFPGVSETETFPKRGNASYISLFPCYLDFGGRIPTEISHLSNLVSLDLSVSLEISPWPEIPFLRIEREVFQGLVQNLTKLIELLLNVVDMSAIVPSSLKNISSSLTSLSLVHCKGTSQIIRHLDLSDNNITGEFQDLFVNLMQLSLLSFANNQLTGPIPSHASGLSNLVTISLYNNSLNGTIPSWLFTLPLLKYLNLAYNQLTGHIDQFQSKSLEFIHLGNNRLNGFIPSSIFEQVNLIVLSLSSNNFNGIVELHLFSKLKNIMELDLSHNSLLVNTASKTNSSFSKLHYLHLSACNISEFPDILRSLDILEELDLSKNKIQRQIPNWMLEIGKDSLYWLNLSLNSLNDTIELPWRNLRYLDLHSNMLRGSLPIPQPSMRLISLSNNNLTGKIPDLICNMSFIQIIDVSNNSLSGIIPECMGNSSSLHVLDLRKNRFNGSIPGTFARGNNYRTLNFNNNELERSIPQSLINCSALEVLDLGNNQLNDMFPYWLGNLPKLQVLVLRSNKLYGSNWGCSKTKNCFPKLKIFDLSNNKLSGFLPAR